A window from Rana temporaria chromosome 8, aRanTem1.1, whole genome shotgun sequence encodes these proteins:
- the LOC120910494 gene encoding zinc finger protein 3-like, translated as MMIEEESDMTEQILNLTLEIMYLLTGEDYIVVKTSGDRVTNESPHHVSEGLNGSKSPNMESLPLSLIRDKNDKKILEVTQKIIELLAGEVSGAGNSGTLSSNRQGVCLDGDIWRTFLALTLERMLRVVRSALERMLRVVRLVLQRMRLVLQRMLRVVRSALGRMLRVVRSGLERMLRVVRSGLERMLRVVRSALERMLRVPGYNNMAASLYRRHFWMLRLCSFFQSALGGEGISGGSVQVLIRCQEVTAYFSLGEWKDLEGHKDLYKDSKMENQLGGSIDRNPPERSPSPDSYNAAVDFHELNIIVKEEEIAIPVTVKEEVAPVDIGIDAPKNEDILEVCLAPSPGDCKTEHNDIALVPPEENSVAQNIQIVLCSASILPNPTNSIKLPSPIAPPTNCRRKKVFPCPDCGKNLSHKANLIAHRRIHTGEKPFCCPDCGRAFTQKSDLARHQRIHTGEKPFACPHCDRCFTQKSDLALHKNVHAGEKPFPCSDCGKKFTRKSVLIRHRRIHTDENPFPCPECGKCFVQRSDLVYHLRIHVGDKPFSCDECGKSFIGKSDLVTHQRIHTGEKPFACTDCSKRFAHRTMLINHQRVHTGERPFFCMECGKSFMQKASLIYHQRLHRGEKPFPCLDCSRSFTQKSDLVRHQRTHKQ; from the exons ATGATGATCGAAGAGGAGAGTGACATGACTGAGCAGATATTAAACCTTACCCTAGAAATCATGtatctgctgaccggagag GATTACATAGTGGTGAAAACATCTGGTGATCGTGTAACCAACGAAAGCCCTCACCATGTATCAGAAGGATTAAATGGGAGCAAGAGCCCCAACATGGAGTCTCTACCTCTCTCCCTGATACGTGATAAGAACGACAAGAAGATCCTGGAAGTCACCCAGAAGATCATTGAGCTGCtggcaggagaggtgagcggtgccgggaattctgggacattatccagtaacagacaaggggtgtgtctggatggtgac ATTTGGAGGACTTTTTTGGCTTTGACACTGGAGAGGATGCTGCGGGTGGTGCGATCAGCTCTGGAGAGGATGCTGCGGGTGGTGCGATTGGTGCTGCAGAGGATGCGATTGGTGCTGCAGAGGATGCTGCGGGTGGTGCGCTCGGCGCTGGGGAGGATGCTGCGGGTGGTGCGCTCGGGGCTGGAGAGGATGCTGCGGGTGGTGCGCTCGGGGCTGGAGAGGATGCTGCGGGTGGTGCGCTCGGCGCTGGAGAGGATGCTGCGGGTG CCGGGCTACAACAACATGGCCGCCTCCTTGTACCGGAGACATTTCTGGATGCTGCGTTTGTGTTCCTTCTTCCAATCAgcgctggggggggaggggatttctGGTGGGAGTGTTCAG GTTCTAATTAGGTGTCAGGAGGTCACTGCCTATTTCTCCTTGGGGGAGTGGAAGGatctagaaggacacaaggatctctacaaggactcCAAGATGGAGAATCAGCTGG GTGGATCCATtgacaggaacccaccagagagaagtCCAAGTCCTGATTCGTATAACGCTGCCGTGGACTTCCACGAACTTAATATAATTGTTAAAGAAGAGGAGATTGCGATACCAGTGACTGTTAAGGAAGAGGTGGCTCCAGTTGATATAGGGATTG ATGCACCCAAAAATGAGGACATCTTGGAAGTGTGCCTTGCTCCATCTCCAGGCGACTGTAAAACAGAACATAATGACATTGCACTGGTACCTCCCGAAGAAAACAGTGTCGCCCAGAATATCCAGATCGTCCTTTGCTCTGCAAGCATTTTGCCTAACCCCACTAACTCCATCAAACTCCCCAGCCCCATCGCTCCTCCCACTAACTGTAGACGAAAAAAAGTCTTCCCCTGTCCTGACTGTGGCAAAAACCTTAGCCATAAGGCCAACCTTATAGCGCACCGGCGcattcacacaggggagaagccattttGCTGTCCGGATTGCGGAAGAGCCTTTACCCAGAAATCGGACCTAGCGAGGCATCAGAGGatccacacgggagagaagcctttCGCGTGTCCGCACTGCGACAGATGTTTCACCCAGAAGTCCGACCTGGCTCTGCACAAAAACGTGCACGCGGGGGAAAAGCCCTTCCCTTGCTCGGACTGCGGGAAAAAATTCACACGGAAGTCAGTGCTGATCAGGCACAGGAGGATACACACCGACGAGAACCCTTTTCCTTGCCCCGAGTGCGGCAAATGTTTTGTGCAGAGGTCTGATCTGGTCTACCACCTCAGAATTCACGTCGGTGACAAGCCGTTTTCCTGCGATGAATGTGGGAAATCCTTCATCGGGAAGTCCGATCTGGTCacccaccagagaattcacaccggCGAGAAGCCTTTCGCCTGCACGGACTGCAGCAAGCGTTTTGCGCACAGAACGATGCTTATCAACCACCAGAGGGTCCACACTGGGGAGCGGCCGTTCTTCTGTATGGAGTGCGGGAAGAGCTTCATGCAGAAGGCCAGTCTGATATATCATCAGAGACTTCACAGGGGGGAGAAACCCTTTCCCTGCCTTGACTGCAGCAGAAGTTTTACTCAGAAGTCTGATCTCGTTCGACATCAGAGAACTCACAAACAGTAG
- the LOC120909394 gene encoding proline-rich receptor-like protein kinase PERK10, whose protein sequence is MDPNARKVYWYKDKTIRRCRQPCRPAGHYHCRFCKRTIIRRMDIDRHMLLCKISAMLKPPASAPPAASSPAPSAPPAASSPAPSAPPAASSPAPSAPPAASSPAPSAPPAASSAAPIASSAAPIAPPAASSPELIAPPAASSPVSKPKKSSKSAVEHTYALPPAPATANELPEFVNCTQCSHRLLSKNLKAHMLRKHSDVHKTIRRCMQPCRSVGHYHCHLCKRTIIRRMDMERHLFLCEVSAVPKPPPAASSPVPIPPPAASSPVPTPPPDASSPVPMPPPAASSSVPTPPHDASSPVPMPPPDASSPVSSPQSSKSARVNVTCPHCNLCLLKKNLNVHMLRKHADVLQQMTRVCKLRGVNVDATNGIFSAQRTKHGLSKTVQHRTVQYRTVHLRTVHQRKNQGKDPERTSAISAVG, encoded by the exons ATGGATCCCAACGCAAGGAAAGTGTATTGGTACAAAG ACAAAACCATACGCCGGTGCAGGCAACCGTGCCGGCCGGCGGGACATTATCACTGCCGCTTCTGTAAAAGAACAATTATACGCAGGATGGATATAGATAGGCATATGTTGTTGTGTAAAATTTCTGCAATGCTGAAACCCCCTGCGAGCGCACCACCCGCAGCATCCTCTCCAGCGCCGAGCGCACCACCCGCAGCATCCTCTCCAGCCCCGAGCGCACCACCCGCAGCATCCTCTCCAGCCCCGAGCGCACCACCCGCAGCATCCTCCCCAGCGCCGAGCGCACCACCCGCAGCATCCTCTGCAGCACCAATCGCATCCTCTGCAGCACCAATCGCACCACCCGCAGCATCCTCTCCAGAGCTGATCGCACCACCCGCAGCATCCTCTCCAGTGTCAAAGCCAAAAAAGTCCTCCAAATCTGCGGTAGAACACACATATGCACTGCCACCCGCGCCTGCTACAGCCAATGAATTGCCCGAATTCGTGAATTGCACTCAGTGCAGCCATCGCCTTCTCAGTAAAAACTTGAAAGCACACATGTTGAGGAAGCATTCAGACGTGCACAAAACCATACGCCGGTGCATGCAACCGTGCCGGTCGGTGGGACATTATCACTGCCACCTCTGTAAAAGAACAATTATACGCAGGATGGATATGGAAAGGCATTTATTTTTGTGTGAAGTTTCTGCAGTGCCGAAACCACCACCCGCTGCATCCTCTCCAGTGCCGATACCGCCCCCCGCTGCATCCTCTCCAGTGCCGACACCACCACCCGATGCATCCTCTCCAGTGCCGATGCCACCCCCCGCTGCATCCTCTTCAGTGCCGACACCACCACACGATGCATCCTCTCCAGTGCCGATGCCACCACCCGATGCATCCTCTCCAGTGTCAAGCCCACAATCCTCCAAATCAGCTAGAGTAAATGTGACATGCCCTCACTGTAACCTTTGTCTTCTCAAAAAGAATTTGAATGTACACATGTTGAGAAAGCATGCAGACGTGCTACAACAAATGACCCGGGTTTGTAAGCTACGTGGTGTAAATGTTGATGCGACAAATGGCATATTTTCTGCGCAGAGAACCAAGCATGGATTATCCAAGACAGTACAGCATAGGACAGTACAGTATAGGACAGTACATCTTAGGACAGTACATCAGAGGAAAAACCAGGGGAAAGATCCTGAAAGAACATCTGCAATATCAGCTGTTGGCTAA